A single genomic interval of Streptomyces graminofaciens harbors:
- a CDS encoding carbohydrate ABC transporter permease, whose protein sequence is MSTDQITVPGAQSPSGETAARPGPRAGRHAGRRARSLTTRRALSFYVFAGPWVLGFLTLTAFPLGYALWLSLTNADGLSNNSRFVGLDNYREVLSDPETMSSLARTGVFTAVTVPLTIAAGLLLAVLVNQPIRARGLFRTLLYLPAVVPPVGAALTFKLIFDRDSGAANGVLDALRLDGVSWLMDPYARWVLITLTLWGAGNAMIISLAGLQEIPKELHEAARMDGANTWQSFTKITLPMLSPVLFFQVITGIIAAVQSFLPLLISLDPTPRGVTAVPEGNYLFMIHVFAQYFANGRYGYASAMLWVLFLIIIAVTFLVFRLSRGAVFYSVAPESDKPSRPRTIGGK, encoded by the coding sequence GTGAGCACCGATCAGATCACCGTACCGGGCGCGCAGTCTCCCTCCGGGGAGACGGCCGCCCGGCCCGGGCCCCGCGCCGGCCGACACGCCGGTCGCAGAGCCCGCTCGCTGACCACCCGCCGGGCCCTCTCCTTCTACGTGTTCGCCGGACCCTGGGTGCTGGGCTTCCTCACCCTGACGGCCTTCCCGCTCGGCTACGCCCTGTGGCTGAGCCTGACCAACGCCGACGGACTGTCGAACAACTCCCGCTTCGTCGGCCTGGACAACTACCGGGAGGTTCTCAGCGACCCGGAGACGATGTCCTCCCTGGCCCGTACCGGCGTCTTCACCGCTGTCACCGTGCCGCTGACCATCGCGGCGGGGCTGTTGCTCGCCGTGCTGGTCAACCAGCCGATCCGGGCCCGCGGGCTGTTCCGCACCCTGCTGTACCTGCCCGCGGTCGTCCCGCCCGTGGGTGCCGCCCTCACCTTCAAGCTCATCTTCGACCGGGACTCGGGCGCCGCCAACGGCGTCCTGGACGCCCTGCGCCTCGACGGCGTCAGCTGGCTGATGGACCCCTACGCCCGCTGGGTCCTGATCACCCTGACCCTGTGGGGCGCCGGCAACGCCATGATCATCTCGCTGGCGGGGCTCCAGGAAATCCCCAAAGAGCTCCACGAGGCCGCCCGCATGGACGGGGCGAACACCTGGCAGTCCTTTACCAAGATCACCCTGCCGATGCTCTCCCCTGTGCTGTTCTTCCAGGTCATCACGGGCATCATCGCCGCCGTGCAGAGCTTCCTGCCGCTGCTGATCTCCCTCGACCCCACCCCCAGGGGCGTCACGGCCGTACCCGAGGGCAACTACCTGTTCATGATCCACGTGTTCGCCCAGTACTTCGCCAACGGTCGTTACGGATACGCCTCCGCGATGCTCTGGGTGCTGTTCCTGATCATCATCGCGGTCACCTTCCTCGTCTTCAGGCTCAGCAGGGGCGCGGTCTTCTACTCCGTCGCCCCGGAGTCGGACAAGCCGTCCCGGCCGCGCACGATCGGAGGCAAGTGA
- a CDS encoding extracellular solute-binding protein yields the protein MSTTTSLDRRRFLAVSAGTALAATGLSACAGSAGTGASGSGSGKTTLTVMTVENEWDKKTLKAAEEALGMNINVIIWDATKLNAMLAAKNAPDVVRGFGATETPYFAARGLMTDLDPYFAKSSVLKPSDLDPVNDVWRYDGKKQGAGPRYGMAKDYSQDSMFWYRTDLFEAAKLDTLSATEPISCDEWLDLGKKLVKRRLGKVKVYGLNATGMGVFPQLMGMTASAGGSLFAEDLATVDFSSPEARKALQWYLDYAKADIGPSVVNPNPDGWDGPTYQANRMAMSCNGYWFGGLIGADPKLAGVSRFAPAPQLGGNRVSSCFGATGFWIPRDAKNKDAAWKFFEWYFGGKPAQERAASGWGIPSLTSLRSKMPQTNAFQKQAFKVQEQELPHFSVLSFTPYAQQAALEGVLNKVLPGAVKSGTSAGKVADQLNSRMNEQLAQGKELVG from the coding sequence ATGTCGACGACGACCTCTCTCGACAGACGGCGCTTCCTCGCCGTCTCCGCCGGAACCGCGCTCGCCGCGACCGGTCTGTCCGCCTGCGCCGGCTCGGCCGGCACCGGCGCGAGCGGATCCGGTAGCGGTAAGACGACGCTCACCGTCATGACGGTCGAGAACGAGTGGGACAAGAAGACCCTCAAGGCCGCCGAAGAGGCGCTGGGGATGAACATCAACGTCATCATCTGGGACGCCACCAAGCTGAACGCCATGCTGGCGGCGAAGAACGCGCCGGACGTCGTCCGCGGCTTCGGCGCCACCGAGACCCCCTACTTCGCCGCCCGCGGCCTGATGACGGACCTGGACCCGTACTTCGCCAAGAGCTCGGTGCTGAAGCCCTCCGACCTCGACCCGGTCAACGACGTGTGGCGCTACGACGGCAAGAAGCAGGGCGCCGGACCGCGCTACGGCATGGCCAAGGACTACTCCCAGGACTCCATGTTCTGGTACCGCACCGACCTGTTCGAGGCCGCCAAGCTGGACACGCTCAGTGCGACCGAACCGATCTCCTGCGACGAGTGGCTGGACCTCGGCAAGAAGCTGGTCAAGCGCCGCCTGGGCAAGGTCAAGGTGTACGGCCTGAACGCCACCGGCATGGGTGTCTTCCCGCAGCTCATGGGCATGACCGCCTCCGCCGGCGGCAGCCTGTTCGCCGAGGATCTGGCCACGGTGGACTTCTCCTCCCCGGAGGCGCGCAAGGCACTGCAGTGGTACCTGGACTACGCGAAGGCCGACATAGGCCCCAGCGTCGTCAACCCCAACCCGGACGGCTGGGACGGCCCCACCTACCAGGCCAACCGGATGGCGATGAGCTGCAACGGCTACTGGTTCGGCGGGCTGATCGGCGCCGACCCCAAGCTCGCCGGCGTCTCCCGCTTCGCGCCCGCGCCGCAGCTCGGCGGCAACCGCGTCAGTTCCTGCTTCGGCGCCACCGGCTTCTGGATCCCGAGGGACGCCAAGAACAAGGACGCGGCCTGGAAGTTCTTCGAGTGGTACTTCGGCGGCAAGCCCGCGCAGGAGCGGGCCGCCAGCGGATGGGGCATCCCCTCGCTGACCTCTCTGCGCTCGAAGATGCCTCAGACCAACGCCTTCCAGAAGCAGGCGTTCAAGGTGCAGGAGCAGGAACTGCCGCACTTTTCGGTGCTCAGCTTCACCCCGTACGCCCAGCAGGCCGCGCTGGAGGGCGTGCTCAACAAGGTGCTTCCCGGTGCCGTGAAGTCCGGGACGTCCGCGGGCAAGGTCGCCGACCAGCTCAACTCCCGGATGAACGAGCAGCTCGCCCAGGGCAAGGAGCTCGTGGGGTGA
- a CDS encoding flavin reductase family protein gives MIIDSADLDAKSAYMLLIGSVIPRPIAWVSTVFTESVGNLAPISFFTVVGRKPPRISLSFQPRSDGATLKDSFVNIRDTGEFVTNMATLPQIEGLNRSAFEFEPDVDEFDAVGLEKEPSEAVRPPRIKGAPVAFECTVEHIFSSPDGLNNAVWGNVVRFYIRDDLYVGGRIDFGAIAPVGRLAAEYTLVNNAFVPPLDPAVLQEHSGRRMERLDEKDTYYSPIDTPHWSPSGATTTLD, from the coding sequence ATGATCATCGATTCCGCGGACCTGGACGCGAAGTCCGCCTACATGCTGCTCATCGGCTCTGTCATTCCCCGCCCCATCGCCTGGGTGAGCACCGTGTTCACCGAGAGTGTGGGCAACCTGGCCCCCATCTCCTTCTTCACGGTCGTCGGACGCAAGCCGCCCCGGATCTCGCTGTCGTTCCAGCCGCGCTCGGACGGCGCCACGCTCAAGGACAGCTTCGTCAACATCCGTGACACCGGCGAGTTCGTGACAAACATGGCCACCCTGCCGCAGATCGAGGGGTTGAACCGCAGCGCCTTCGAGTTCGAGCCCGACGTCGACGAGTTCGACGCGGTCGGGCTGGAGAAGGAGCCGTCCGAGGCCGTCCGCCCGCCCCGCATCAAGGGAGCGCCCGTCGCGTTCGAGTGCACCGTCGAGCACATCTTCTCCTCGCCCGACGGACTCAACAACGCCGTCTGGGGCAATGTGGTGCGCTTCTACATCAGGGACGACCTCTATGTGGGCGGCCGGATCGACTTCGGTGCCATCGCTCCGGTGGGACGACTCGCCGCCGAATACACCCTGGTGAACAACGCGTTCGTGCCACCGCTCGACCCTGCGGTGCTCCAGGAGCACTCCGGACGCCGGATGGAGCGCCTGGATGAGAAGGACACGTACTACTCACCGATCGACACGCCCCACTGGTCGCCGTCCGGCGCCACCACCACCCTCGACTGA
- a CDS encoding enoyl-CoA hydratase/isomerase family protein: protein MAAVQGLCFGGGFELALRADIILAAESARFGHPEQSLGIVTLLGGIHRVAERAGRARAFEWALTSEQVPASVMADAGVINRVVPDAELRTEAEAFARSIAQGPTRAHVVHKALLRAWATGGIPAADQHLFDLAVPLFETEDVKNGLASAAKALKEGRPRPVLPFKGR, encoded by the coding sequence GTGGCCGCAGTCCAGGGACTGTGCTTCGGCGGCGGGTTCGAACTCGCGCTGCGCGCCGACATCATCCTCGCCGCCGAGAGCGCCCGCTTCGGCCATCCCGAGCAGTCGCTCGGCATCGTCACCCTCCTCGGCGGCATCCACCGCGTGGCCGAACGGGCCGGCCGGGCCCGCGCCTTCGAATGGGCACTGACCTCCGAGCAGGTACCCGCCTCGGTCATGGCCGACGCCGGGGTCATCAACCGCGTCGTCCCCGACGCCGAACTGCGCACCGAGGCAGAGGCCTTCGCCCGGAGCATCGCCCAGGGCCCCACCCGGGCGCACGTCGTGCACAAGGCGTTGCTGCGCGCCTGGGCCACAGGCGGCATCCCGGCCGCCGACCAGCACCTGTTCGACCTCGCCGTCCCGCTCTTCGAGACCGAGGACGTCAAGAACGGCCTGGCCTCCGCCGCCAAGGCCCTCAAAGAGGGCCGCCCCCGGCCCGTCCTCCCCTTCAAGGGCCGCTGA
- a CDS encoding LacI family DNA-binding transcriptional regulator produces MPEQPVRARLVDVAHAAGVSKATVSKVLNGRQDLSVRPETRRRVHEAAEELGYRPHSGARALAGASTHALALLIPALANPTYVTIARGAYQRARELGYLSLLAEDFDGQEADDSFNDLVQEGRVDGLLIASARPGHPLLDTLNHSPVPHVFLNRSVEGSGRNVTMDVARSSVTALDHLYGLGHRRVGHIAGPAGITPSEVRKQAFQRHAEALVLDAAPIASGDFTEDGGGSAARELLRPAAGSAHPPVTALYTSSLAQAIGAMAAIRNLGLRIPEDVSVVGNDDLPVAAHLHPPLTTVAMPLYELGTAAVDALVATIEGRPVGDVVVPTEPRLVLRGSTARPAEPGGTP; encoded by the coding sequence GTGCCGGAACAACCCGTCCGTGCCAGGCTCGTGGATGTGGCGCACGCGGCCGGAGTCTCGAAGGCCACCGTGTCCAAGGTGCTCAACGGCCGGCAGGACCTGTCCGTGCGGCCGGAGACACGCCGACGCGTCCATGAGGCCGCCGAGGAGCTCGGCTACCGGCCCCATTCCGGGGCCCGGGCCCTGGCCGGAGCCAGCACCCACGCGCTGGCCCTGCTGATCCCCGCCCTCGCCAACCCCACGTACGTCACCATCGCCCGCGGCGCCTATCAGCGTGCCCGCGAGCTGGGCTACCTCTCCCTGCTGGCGGAGGACTTCGACGGGCAGGAGGCCGACGACTCCTTCAACGACCTGGTGCAGGAGGGCAGGGTCGACGGACTGCTCATCGCCTCGGCCCGCCCCGGCCACCCCCTGCTGGACACCCTGAACCACAGTCCGGTCCCCCACGTGTTCCTCAACCGCTCCGTGGAGGGGTCCGGCCGCAACGTCACCATGGATGTCGCCCGCTCCAGCGTGACCGCGCTCGACCACCTGTACGGGCTCGGTCATCGCAGGGTCGGCCACATCGCGGGTCCCGCAGGGATCACCCCCAGCGAGGTCCGCAAGCAGGCGTTCCAGCGCCACGCCGAGGCCCTGGTACTGGACGCGGCTCCGATCGCGTCCGGGGACTTTACCGAGGACGGCGGCGGCTCCGCCGCGCGGGAGCTGCTGCGTCCCGCCGCCGGCAGTGCGCACCCGCCGGTCACCGCGCTCTACACCAGCTCGCTCGCCCAGGCGATAGGCGCCATGGCCGCGATCAGAAACCTCGGCCTCCGGATCCCGGAGGACGTCTCGGTGGTCGGCAACGACGACCTGCCCGTGGCCGCACACCTCCATCCCCCGCTGACCACCGTCGCGATGCCCCTGTACGAGCTGGGGACCGCTGCCGTGGACGCCTTGGTCGCCACCATCGAGGGCAGGCCGGTGGGAGACGTCGTCGTACCGACCGAGCCGCGGCTGGTGCTGCGCGGCTCCACGGCCAGACCCGCGGAACCAGGAGGAACGCCATGA
- a CDS encoding 2Fe-2S iron-sulfur cluster-binding protein gives MLEAVRRAGAEVLASCEQGTCGRCLTPVLEGRPDHRDSRLADHQRAAKDCMFLCVSRSCGDRLTLDLVRTLRPLRGRPVAICSLSTAL, from the coding sequence GTGCTGGAGGCGGTACGCAGGGCCGGGGCGGAGGTGCTCGCCTCCTGTGAGCAGGGTACGTGCGGAAGGTGCCTCACCCCGGTCCTGGAAGGCCGTCCCGATCACCGCGACTCGCGCCTCGCCGATCACCAGAGGGCCGCGAAAGACTGCATGTTCCTGTGCGTGTCCCGCTCCTGCGGCGACCGCCTGACCCTCGACCTTGTGAGGACCCTGAGACCTCTGCGAGGCCGTCCGGTGGCAATCTGCTCGCTCTCTACGGCGCTGTGA
- a CDS encoding maleylpyruvate isomerase family mycothiol-dependent enzyme, producing MTPEEAIVATADRIAVLLEAGADPRTPLPGAEWTVGEAAAHLALAGKLMADIGAGEDRPYGDGTPSGLAAANRAALAVFPQRDPAVLGAEIADRARAFVAAAAGCSPREAVLTPMGPMDRATLGSYLLTHLLGHGYDIAVALRGPHMVDREVVAFTLPFIRLAMPRVVNPGAAGHHACYLLRIGRDRFAVTFADGVPTVTDTPPRRPDCTIAIDPVAFLLLALGRWTAPTVMARAKVVVWGRKPWLGLRFPMLFTAP from the coding sequence ATGACACCCGAGGAGGCCATTGTCGCCACTGCCGACCGGATCGCGGTGCTGCTGGAGGCGGGAGCCGACCCGCGGACGCCGTTGCCTGGCGCGGAGTGGACGGTGGGGGAGGCGGCGGCGCACCTCGCGCTGGCAGGGAAGCTGATGGCGGACATCGGGGCGGGCGAGGACCGTCCGTACGGCGATGGGACGCCGAGCGGTCTCGCGGCGGCCAACCGTGCGGCTCTGGCCGTCTTCCCGCAGCGGGATCCGGCGGTCCTCGGCGCGGAGATCGCGGACAGGGCCCGGGCCTTCGTCGCGGCCGCGGCCGGTTGCAGTCCGCGGGAGGCGGTGCTGACGCCGATGGGGCCGATGGACAGGGCCACCCTGGGCTCGTACCTGCTCACGCACCTGCTCGGGCACGGATACGACATCGCGGTCGCGCTGCGCGGGCCGCACATGGTCGACCGGGAAGTGGTCGCGTTCACCCTGCCCTTCATACGACTGGCCATGCCGCGTGTAGTGAACCCCGGCGCGGCCGGCCACCATGCGTGCTATCTGTTGCGGATCGGCCGCGACCGCTTCGCCGTCACCTTCGCGGACGGCGTGCCCACGGTCACCGACACCCCGCCCAGGCGCCCCGATTGCACGATAGCCATCGACCCCGTCGCCTTCCTCCTCCTCGCCCTGGGCCGCTGGACCGCCCCCACCGTCATGGCCCGCGCCAAGGTCGTCGTCTGGGGCCGCAAACCGTGGCTGGGCCTGCGCTTCCCGATGCTCTTCACAGCGCCGTAG
- a CDS encoding SDR family NAD(P)-dependent oxidoreductase, with the protein MTVAAAPARFTGRTALLTGAGSGIGAATARRLAAEGASVLVTDVDADAARRVAEGIRADGGRARDRPLDVTSPSQWAAAVAEAESWTGRLDVLHLNVGRNLPGAAHELDDAAWHDQLRLCLDSVFYGVRAGVPLLGTVTGAVVITSSVHAAIGFKGFPAYAAAKGGIDALVRQLAVEYGGRIRFNSVLPGAVVTALWADAPAEYKAQTIARTPVGRLGAPEDIAAAVAYLASEDASFVTGQNLLVDGGRSISSQE; encoded by the coding sequence ATGACCGTTGCCGCCGCACCGGCACGTTTCACCGGCCGGACGGCCCTGCTCACCGGGGCCGGCTCCGGCATCGGGGCGGCCACCGCCCGCCGACTGGCGGCCGAGGGGGCGTCCGTCCTCGTCACCGACGTGGACGCCGATGCCGCCCGGCGCGTGGCCGAGGGCATCCGCGCGGACGGCGGGCGGGCCCGGGACCGGCCCCTCGACGTGACCTCCCCGAGTCAGTGGGCCGCGGCCGTCGCCGAGGCCGAGTCCTGGACCGGGCGCCTCGATGTGCTCCACCTCAACGTGGGCCGCAACCTACCCGGAGCGGCGCACGAACTCGACGACGCCGCCTGGCACGACCAACTGCGGCTCTGCCTCGACTCGGTGTTCTACGGCGTCCGGGCCGGGGTGCCCCTCCTCGGGACGGTCACCGGCGCGGTGGTGATCACCTCGTCCGTGCACGCGGCCATCGGCTTCAAGGGCTTCCCCGCCTACGCCGCGGCCAAGGGCGGGATCGACGCCCTGGTACGCCAGTTGGCCGTCGAGTACGGAGGCCGGATCAGGTTCAACTCCGTCCTGCCCGGAGCCGTGGTGACCGCCCTGTGGGCCGACGCACCCGCGGAGTACAAAGCGCAGACCATCGCGCGCACGCCGGTCGGCCGGCTCGGTGCCCCCGAGGACATCGCCGCCGCCGTGGCCTACCTCGCCTCCGAGGACGCCTCCTTCGTCACCGGGCAGAACCTGCTCGTGGACGGCGGTCGCAGCATCAGCTCCCAGGAGTAG
- the dgoD gene encoding galactonate dehydratase, with translation MKITGYELFLVEPRWLFLRVDTDEGISGWGEPIVEGKAHTVARCVEEMFDYLLGQDPARIEEHWQVLAKSGFYRGGVVLNSALAGIDQALWDIAGKTHGVPVHQLLGGHVRDRVRVYGWVGGETPEELAESAAEQVAKGMTAVKLNPCGQLEPLATPAAINAIVDGVAAVREAIGPERDLALDFHGRFSGAMSRRVLPHLEPLLPLFVEEPVLPEFSRDLGAVVRSTSIPIATGERLYSRWDFRSVLSDGIAVAQPDISHAGGISESRRIAAMAEAYDVLVAPHCPLGPIALAASLQLDFAIPNFLIQEQALGIGYGDSSGLLDYLADTTPFTFRDGYIDRPTAPGLGITIDEDAVRAAAERGHRWRNPVWRNTDGSLASW, from the coding sequence ATGAAGATCACTGGATACGAACTCTTTCTCGTCGAACCGCGCTGGCTGTTCCTGCGCGTCGACACCGACGAGGGAATCTCCGGCTGGGGTGAGCCCATAGTCGAGGGCAAGGCCCACACCGTCGCCCGTTGTGTCGAGGAGATGTTCGACTACCTGCTCGGCCAGGACCCCGCCCGCATCGAGGAACACTGGCAGGTGCTCGCCAAGAGCGGCTTCTACCGCGGCGGAGTCGTCCTGAACAGCGCCCTGGCGGGAATCGACCAGGCATTGTGGGACATCGCGGGCAAGACTCACGGCGTCCCGGTCCACCAGCTCCTCGGCGGCCACGTACGCGACCGGGTCCGCGTCTACGGCTGGGTCGGCGGCGAAACCCCTGAGGAGCTGGCCGAATCGGCCGCAGAGCAGGTCGCCAAGGGCATGACGGCGGTCAAGCTGAACCCCTGCGGCCAGCTGGAGCCGCTCGCCACGCCCGCCGCGATCAACGCCATCGTGGACGGAGTGGCCGCGGTCCGCGAGGCCATCGGGCCGGAGCGTGATCTGGCGCTGGACTTCCACGGCCGGTTCAGCGGGGCGATGTCCCGTCGCGTCCTGCCCCATCTGGAGCCGCTTCTGCCGCTCTTCGTCGAAGAGCCCGTGCTTCCGGAGTTCTCCCGGGACCTCGGCGCCGTGGTGCGTTCCACATCCATCCCCATCGCCACCGGCGAACGGCTGTACTCGCGCTGGGACTTCCGCTCGGTGCTCTCCGACGGCATCGCCGTGGCCCAGCCCGACATCAGCCACGCCGGAGGAATCTCCGAGAGCCGCCGCATCGCCGCGATGGCCGAGGCGTACGACGTCCTGGTGGCACCGCACTGCCCGCTGGGCCCCATCGCCCTCGCGGCGAGTCTGCAGCTCGACTTCGCGATCCCCAACTTCCTCATCCAGGAACAGGCACTTGGCATCGGCTACGGCGACAGCAGCGGACTGCTGGACTACCTCGCCGACACGACGCCCTTCACGTTCCGCGACGGCTACATCGACCGCCCCACCGCGCCCGGTCTCGGCATCACCATCGACGAGGACGCGGTCCGGGCCGCCGCCGAACGAGGCCACCGCTGGCGCAATCCGGTCTGGCGCAACACGGACGGCTCACTGGCCTCCTGGTAG
- a CDS encoding aldehyde dehydrogenase family protein — MNRNEMSVPRSVQEAVHACAVRATQGSAALARASDVEIDTALRAMAQRLHTAGDVLTAANQEDLRSAASSGMSAALQDRLRLTGPRLGDMAAALRTLADVPHEPRDTVLEERPDGLVLLERRRPVGVIGANFEARPNVTLDVASQFLKSRNGGVLRTGSAALRSSQALITHVITPSLADAGLNPDAIQLVPSEDRAAAYALVSLPETVPLVILRGSGDSTRELGREAARHGVRTLAHADGGGVLYVARDADEKLVHELVTSSLDRLGVCNRLNLLLIDRAVHDKLLPGIVKTLEDLGITASLPPHAHARGYEWSLDSEHAATVTIDEADGPVQAARIANEETSGLAAAIATHDPDTAAQFMDAYGGSGVFWNSTTRLLDGFKLLRLPETGINIDRVPGPRGPVTYRDLYLRQYVVRPAASMHS; from the coding sequence GTGAACAGGAACGAGATGAGCGTGCCCCGCTCCGTCCAAGAGGCGGTTCACGCCTGCGCCGTCCGGGCGACGCAGGGCTCGGCGGCCTTGGCCCGGGCGTCGGACGTGGAGATCGACACCGCGCTGCGGGCCATGGCGCAGCGGCTGCACACGGCAGGCGACGTGCTGACAGCGGCGAATCAGGAGGACCTGCGATCGGCCGCCTCGAGCGGGATGTCGGCGGCACTGCAGGATCGCCTGCGGCTGACCGGCCCGCGGCTGGGGGACATGGCCGCGGCGTTGCGCACGCTGGCGGACGTGCCGCACGAGCCGCGGGACACCGTCCTCGAGGAGCGTCCCGACGGCCTGGTCCTGCTGGAGCGCCGCCGCCCGGTGGGTGTCATCGGCGCGAACTTCGAGGCGCGCCCGAATGTGACACTCGACGTCGCCTCCCAGTTCCTCAAGTCCCGCAACGGCGGGGTACTGCGCACCGGTTCGGCGGCCCTGCGCTCCTCCCAGGCCTTGATCACTCACGTGATCACGCCCTCTCTCGCCGACGCGGGACTGAACCCGGACGCCATCCAGCTGGTGCCGAGCGAGGACCGAGCCGCGGCATACGCGCTGGTGTCGCTGCCCGAGACCGTCCCCCTGGTCATCCTGCGCGGCAGCGGCGACAGCACCCGAGAACTCGGCCGAGAGGCCGCCCGGCACGGTGTGCGCACGCTGGCCCACGCGGACGGCGGCGGTGTGCTCTATGTGGCCCGGGACGCCGACGAGAAGCTGGTGCACGAGTTGGTCACCAGCAGCCTGGACCGGCTGGGCGTCTGCAACCGGCTCAATCTGCTCCTCATCGACCGGGCTGTCCACGACAAGCTGCTGCCGGGCATTGTGAAGACCCTCGAAGACCTGGGTATTACGGCATCGCTACCGCCGCACGCCCACGCGCGCGGTTACGAGTGGTCTCTGGACTCCGAGCATGCGGCAACGGTGACGATCGACGAGGCGGACGGACCTGTTCAAGCCGCACGGATCGCCAACGAGGAGACCTCCGGCCTGGCCGCCGCCATCGCCACCCACGACCCGGACACCGCAGCCCAGTTCATGGACGCCTACGGTGGCTCAGGCGTCTTCTGGAACTCCACCACCCGCCTCCTCGACGGCTTCAAGCTCCTGCGCCTGCCGGAAACCGGCATCAACATCGACCGCGTCCCCGGCCCCCGCGGCCCCGTCACCTACCGAGACCTCTACCTGCGCCAGTACGTCGTGCGACCCGCGGCGTCCATGCACAGTTGA
- a CDS encoding S8 family peptidase: MLAATLGAALVFGAPGALAGTLPVVPSTAPAAKAHAPAATPASQSAAWVAGTRAYLVITAPGDSSAVRSAIEANGGTVFSNFDAIGVIVAHSTSSTFAATMRGVAGVQQVGATRTSDVPADAYTPALPANPAQASTPAGEPVRADMSQIKADQAWAVNPGSASVTVGVLDTGVDDQHQDLAPNFDAADSVSCAYGKPDTRAGAWRDVDTHGTHVAGTIAAAKNGKGVVGVAPGVKIAAVRVAEPGNAFFFAENTICGFVWAGDHGFKVTNNSYYTDPWQFNCPDNIDQAAIIEGVKRAQEYAEGKGSLQIAAAGNENYDLAHKTTDSASPNDSTPVTRTITNACLDIPTELPGVVTVAANGTGVTKASFSNYGQGVIDVAAPGSSVYSTVPGGGYGSKSGTSMATPHVVGVAALIASANPGITPAEIRAKLAAQANDIACPSDSRCTGTTANNSFFGEGQTDALRAVGTTPPPGTYFENLADFTINDNATVESPIAVTGVTGNAPATLKVGVDIKHTYIGDLKVDLVAPDGTVYTLHNHTGGSADNIAQTYTVNASSEVANGTWKLRVNDNAASDTGKIDAWNLTF, translated from the coding sequence GTGCTGGCGGCCACGCTCGGCGCCGCCCTCGTGTTCGGCGCCCCGGGCGCCCTCGCGGGCACGCTCCCCGTCGTTCCCTCCACCGCGCCGGCCGCCAAGGCCCACGCTCCGGCCGCCACGCCGGCTTCCCAGAGTGCGGCCTGGGTGGCCGGCACGCGTGCCTACCTCGTGATCACCGCCCCCGGTGACAGTTCGGCGGTCCGCTCCGCGATCGAGGCCAACGGCGGCACCGTCTTTTCGAACTTCGACGCCATCGGCGTGATCGTCGCCCACTCGACGTCCAGCACATTCGCCGCCACCATGCGCGGCGTCGCCGGCGTGCAGCAGGTCGGCGCCACGCGCACCTCGGACGTCCCGGCCGACGCCTACACGCCGGCACTCCCGGCAAATCCGGCCCAGGCCTCGACCCCGGCCGGAGAACCGGTCCGCGCCGACATGAGCCAGATCAAGGCCGACCAGGCCTGGGCCGTGAACCCGGGCTCCGCCTCCGTCACGGTCGGCGTCCTGGACACCGGTGTGGATGACCAGCACCAGGACCTGGCGCCCAACTTCGACGCGGCTGACTCGGTCTCCTGCGCCTACGGCAAGCCCGACACCCGTGCCGGCGCCTGGCGGGACGTCGACACGCACGGCACCCACGTAGCGGGCACCATCGCCGCGGCCAAGAACGGTAAGGGCGTCGTCGGCGTGGCACCCGGGGTGAAGATCGCCGCGGTCCGGGTCGCCGAGCCGGGCAACGCCTTCTTCTTCGCCGAGAACACCATCTGCGGCTTCGTCTGGGCCGGTGACCACGGCTTCAAGGTCACCAACAACAGCTATTACACGGACCCGTGGCAGTTCAACTGCCCGGACAACATCGACCAGGCCGCCATCATCGAGGGCGTCAAGCGCGCCCAGGAGTACGCCGAGGGCAAGGGCTCCCTCCAGATCGCCGCCGCGGGCAACGAGAACTACGACCTCGCCCACAAGACGACCGACTCCGCGAGCCCGAACGACTCGACGCCGGTCACCCGCACCATCACCAACGCCTGCCTCGACATCCCGACCGAACTGCCGGGCGTGGTCACGGTCGCGGCCAACGGCACGGGCGTCACCAAGGCCTCGTTCTCCAACTACGGGCAGGGCGTCATCGACGTCGCGGCGCCGGGCAGCAGCGTGTACTCCACCGTCCCCGGCGGTGGCTACGGCAGCAAGAGCGGCACCTCGATGGCCACCCCGCACGTGGTCGGCGTGGCGGCACTCATCGCCAGCGCCAACCCGGGCATCACTCCGGCGGAGATCCGCGCCAAGCTGGCCGCCCAGGCCAACGACATCGCCTGCCCCTCGGACAGCCGCTGCACGGGCACGACGGCCAACAACTCGTTCTTCGGCGAGGGACAGACCGACGCTCTCAGGGCCGTCGGGACCACCCCGCCGCCCGGCACGTACTTCGAGAACCTCGCGGACTTCACCATCAACGACAACGCGACCGTGGAGAGCCCGATCGCTGTCACCGGCGTGACCGGCAACGCCCCGGCCACGCTCAAGGTGGGTGTGGACATCAAGCACACCTACATCGGTGACCTCAAGGTCGACCTGGTGGCGCCGGACGGCACCGTCTACACGCTGCACAACCACACCGGCGGCAGCGCCGACAACATCGCCCAGACCTACACCGTGAACGCCTCCTCGGAGGTCGCGAACGGCACCTGGAAGCTGCGCGTCAACGACAACGCCGCCTCCGACACAGGCAAGATCGACGCCTGGAACCTGACCTTCTAG